Proteins encoded together in one Panthera uncia isolate 11264 chromosome A2, Puncia_PCG_1.0, whole genome shotgun sequence window:
- the PODXL2 gene encoding podocalyxin-like protein 2 translates to MLPPPPPPLGSFQGDLRQSDLSGLSQPSGFRVCAGASLGTCTAGSDEPGPEGLTSTSLLDLLPPTGLEPLDSEEPSEAMGLGAGLGAPGSGFPSEESEESRILQPPQYFWEEEEELNDSSLDLGPTADYVFPDLTEKAGPIEDTSQGQEVPSPPSPLPKMNLVEPPWHMAPGEEEEDEEDEEEEEEEREKEEVEKEEEEEEEEELLPVNGSQEEAQTQGRGFSPTSGSQVPGVAKHRHEESGEQASSGVEVGSSMEPSLSPSAVTPSTVTPGEQDFVSQETGGTTLPATGHGVEFEAPQEASEEATVGAAGLAGKQAEVPSLASFPQTEAPSGAETPAEDPLYPGASASLPLAPRDAELTPASATLGQEDLSQQPQERQATEAQSRIPWDSTQVICKDWSNLAGKNYIILNMTENIDCEVFRQHRGLQLLALVEEVLPRHGSGRHGDWHISLSKPSEKEQHLLMTLVGEQGVVPTQDVLSMLGDIRRNLVEIGIQNYSTTSSCQARASQVRSDYGTLFVVLVVIGAICVIIIVLGLLYNCWQRRLPKLKHVSHGEELRFVENGCHDNPTLDVASDSQSEMQEKQPSLNGGGAVNGPGGWSALMGGKRDPEDSDVFEEDTHL, encoded by the exons ATGC tccccccccccccaccacccctagGTTCTTTCCAGGGTGACCTTCGCCAGTCTGACCTTTCCGGCCTCTCACAACCATCTGGCTTCCGTGTCTGTGCAGGAGCGTCCCTGGGCACATGCACAGCTGGGTCCGATGAGCCTGGCCCCGAGGGCCTCACCTCCACCTCCTTGCTGGACCTCCTGCCACCCACGGGCCTGGAGCCGCTGGACTCGGAGGAACCCAGTGAGGCCATGGGGCTGGGAGCTGGCCTGGGGGCCCCTGGCTCGGGCTTCCCCAGCGAAGAGAGTGAAGAGTCCCGCATCCTGCAGCCGCCACAGTACTtctgggaagaagaggaggagctgAATGACTCCAGCCTGGACCTGGGACCCACTGCAG ACTACGTCTTTCCAGACTTGACGGAGAAGGCGGGTCCCATAGAAGACACCAGCCAGGGCCAGGAGGTGCCGAGCCCACCCTCACCCTTGCCCAAGATGAACCTGGTGGAGCCACCCTGGCATATGGCtcctggagaagaggaggaggacgaggaggatgaggaggaggaggaggaggaaagggagaaggaggaggtagagaaggaagaggaagaggaagaagaggaggagctgCTGCCTGTGAATGGATCCCAAGAAGAAGCCCAAACTCAGGGCCGTGGCTTTTCTCCCACCAGCGGCAGCCAGGTGCCAGGGGTTGCCAAGCACAGGCACGAAGAATCTGGGGAACAGGCCTCCTCGGGTGTGGAGGTGGgcagcagcatggagcccagcctGTCACCGTCCGCAGTCACCCCGAGCACAGTGACCCCGGGGGAGCAGGACTTCGTCAGCCAGGAGACGGGGGGCACGACGCTGCCGGCCACGGGGCATGGAGTGGAGTTTGAGGCTCCTCAGGAGGCAAGCGAGGAGGCCACCGTGGGAGCAGCGGGGTTGGCTGGCAAGCAAGCGGAGGTGCCGTCCTTAGCCTCGTTCCCTCAGACAGAAGCTCCCAGTGGGGCCGAGACCCCAGCTGAAGACCCCCTTTACCCTGGAGCCTCCGCCTCTCTCCCGCTGGCTCCCCGAGACGCGGAACTGACACCTGCCTCTGCCACCTTGGGGCAAGAAGACCTCAGCCAGCAGCCCCAGGAACGACAGGCCACCGAAGCCCAGTCCAGAATACCCTGGGATTCTACTCAG GTGATCTGCAAAGACTGGAGCAATCTGGCCGGGAAAAACTACATCATTCTGAACATGACAGAGAACATAGACTGT GAGGTGTTCCGGCAGCACCGGGGGCTGCAGCTCCTGGCCCTGGTGGAGGAGGTGCTGCCCCGCCACGGCAGTGGCCGCCACGGGGACTGGCACATCTCCCTGAGCAAGCCCAGCGAGAAGGAGCAGCACCTTCTAATGACCTTGGTGGGCGAGCAGG GGGTGGTGCCCACTCAAGACGTCCTTTCCATGCTGGGAGACATCCGCAGGAATCTGGTGGAG attGGCATCCAGAACTACTCCACCACGAGCAGCTGCCAGGCCCGGGCCAGCCAGGTGCGCAGCGACTATGGGACGCTCTTTGTGGTGCTGGTGGTCATCGGTGCCATCTGTGTGATCATCATCGTGCTGGGCCTGCTCTATAACTGCTGGCAGCGGCGGCTGCCCAAGCTCAAACACGTG TCCCACGGCGAGGAGCTGCGCTTCGTAGAGAACGGCTGCCACGACAACCCCACGCTGGACGTGGCCAGCGACAGCCAGTCGGAGATGCAGGAGAAGCAGCCCAGCCTGAACGGCGGCGGGGCCGTCAACGGCCCTGGGGGCTGGAGCGCGCTCATGGGGGGCAAGCGGGACCCTGAGGACTCGGACGTGTTTGAGGAGGACACGCACCTGTGA